The Ptychodera flava strain L36383 chromosome 3, AS_Pfla_20210202, whole genome shotgun sequence region TGTTTCAAACGTTGGGAATCTGATGATTTGAAAGATCAGTCTTCGCATATTATGACTTGAAAATAAGTCATTATCCTAGGCGTCAATGGCAAAAGTTTAATACGGTGCgtttactgttattatcagaaGTGTTTTATAAAAATGCGGATATTACGACAAAGGACAGGATAGATCATTGAAAAGTAAGGTTGTAGCACACAGGATAGGTTTGAGTACAATTGAGTGaacatgttttaatttgtataaatgTCTAGAAAGGTAGTAGAGATAGAGAGCAGAAACATTTTGTCTAAAGCTTGCTTCTTTTATAATGAAGTTGTTACTGGTTGAGTAAGTGGAGTGTTACTGTTGACCACGTTTGGACACtttgtctggtatttttcagaCTTTAAACTCTGGGTGTAGTAGTTCCTGTTAATAAAATACATCCATATACAGATGAACTGTTTACGTTGTGTCCTTGAAATGCTTCTTGTTCATATAATTGTTGGTATAACTTAGTGTTTTTTCATCTATACTacttttttctttactttttacTATGTGGTGCCTTTCAAATGGTTCCTTGGTGTATACTTACCCATAGGCGAACAAGTTTCCCCTCCCTGTGTATACTATGTATACAGCCTAACGATGATTGAACTTCAATCATGAACCGGTAAATGTCACTGTTTATTTTCCTTAAATGTTATTAAACTCCGACATGTGTTGGCCTTCAATGGTGGATACACATTGTTATCCCCTTGTTATTTTGCAAGTTTTGTGATGTATCTGGCCGTGAGTGTTAGTGCCTGGTGTCATTTTGCTCCGTTACCAGCGAGCAGTATCATAGTGTGGTCAATACCGATTGATATCATCATGATAGTAGGTATAGAGTAATTACCTTTGTGTAGGTGATAAGTTTGACCTGGTGATGCATTTCTGTTGGTAGACTACTGCTGGTGGCCACTGTGTCACAGCTACCACCTTCACATTACAGACACTATAGACTGACTAACGTTCAACAACAGACGTACTTCTTTATTGTTTGAATATTACCTGACTGACATTTTGGTTGTACTTCAACCTTTGCCGCTTGCTTATATGCAAGGTTTTTGCCCTGTTGGTGGGATTCAATTTCGGTCAAAGAAATCATTTGAGGACGGCAAATAATGAGAATGGGGACTTTTGTAAAACGAGATCTTATTAATATAAAGACAGATGCACGTGACAAGCATTCTCCGAGGACAAGAGCGCCTGAATGGATATGTGGCTGGCAGTACTTGTAACTCATTGTGAACTTCGCTCAGGTGATTGAGCTCTGGTGACCTGAGATTCGTACGCGCGGTGATTGCTGGTGAACAGAGACTTCATTGACTCGGCCTTTAGTTCAAGGGTCGAGCAAGGGAGAGAAAAGTCCAACGGTCATCGACTATAGCCGACTGACCTTTGGTTTCTTTGTCTGGTGAGTCGGAATAGGGAGTGTCCGTATTGGCGGGGAAATTCCATGACAATGTTTAGCTGCGAAGTTTAGTATGTGGTAAAACTGAAATGCTGAGGTAAACTCGGAGAGGGTAAACTTGAACGTGTCGTTTACAGAAATGAGCAACGCTCAACATACGTTCCCGGCATGCCTTCCCGATTCTTAAAATCAGACACTGAAAATTTTCTGATCACTCGAGGTGATACATTCCTCTAATTCAAAGATTTGAACTCTTGCCAAAAATTGGCCCAACTAAAAattcaagaattaaaatcaggggtcgcaACGCACAATTGGGTACCAGGAACACAAGTGGCCCTAaagttatcgatatttgaaattaaacatttctgctgtccccgtGTTAACTTTGCGGGCTAAAAtgtattttcgatttttgaacaaataagactgtgaaaatttatttagtTCACGAGCTTCAAATCAGCACTTACAAAGATCAGAACAGTATtgtgaaatttgagagtccgaatacctTTCctcaaggcacattctaccttgaaGCGTTTCCTCACACGTCTTATTCCGGCCCCATAAGCTTAATACCAACGATATTTATGACAAtgtcaatttttacaatatacACATCATTCATTCAAATGTCAACACAGGAACCGATACAGCTGTTGGCGGGGATATTCCTGATCAAACCACCATTGAGGTCACAGGATTCGACGCACAGACGGACCTGGAGTACTTAAAACTCTACTTCTCCAGCAAGGAGAGTTCCGGTGGAGGTAAAATACTGGATGCTAAAATGATGGTTGGCCGTCTGCACATTACCTTTAAACATCAACGACGTGAGTATATCATAATTTAAGCGAGCCAGGAATACCTTGTTGCTCCACTGATTCAATTCAATCGCCGACGAGGTATCTGTGTGTGACTTTAGGCGGTAAACTTAAATATTCAATACCTTTGAGAATCGTTACGTCTATCAGAAAATTCAGTCGATTGCAGTCTTCTGCATTGACAGATGTAAACGACTGACATGGATTTAATATTGATCCAGCAAAGTAATAGGTATTGTAAGATGACGACTTTTATTACAGTACCCATCGCAGGAAATGTTGAAAGCTTGTTTCATTGGTAAATCCATTCAGAGATTCAAAAGCATGCCACTGGCATCGAAATTTGATCCGTCTCTAAAATGTCAATACGCTACACGGAAACGGTGTTGTATTTAGTGCATGAAATGCTGAGAAAGTTTACGTCGGGCTCATCAAGTGACTCTTCTTTACATCATCAAAGTAACAGTGATATCATCGGTCTATGGATCAATATACTgacatgtatgatttttttccagTAACTGAACTTAAACATATGAAGTTGCTAAGTTTGCTATTTATACCCTCTTGGCTGCATACAGATGCCAATAGTGTCCTCGATGGGCGGGTCCACAAAGTTAGGGGCGCCACATTATCTGTGAGAAAGGTAACGCCATCCCATATAGCTCCAATCGATAAGACCAGATTTCTTCTAATTGGATTGCCACCCGGAACAACTGAGGCTGAGTATGAACTGAAACTGTACCTACAGAATTGCACTGGCAAACAAGAACCAATTTTAAAATACGCGGAAGGATACGATAAAGTAATGGTGACTTACTTGACAGAAATTCGAGGTAGGTTCTTGAATTCCTAAGTCAGATTAAGccatttttaagacattttgCTTAACAGAGGACTAGTTCTCGGGGTAAAACTCAAAATGAACCTTAGTTTGAACAAGAATTACGGTGACTTGTTTCCTCAGAGACAAAACTCCACATAGAGGATTCTTTCTTTGTAAACAGAGTCTTAAGGGAGTTGTTTATAACCACACCAAGCGACGGTAAAGCTCGAGATTTAGACCATTTCAGGACTTACATGCACTTGCTGTAGTGAATGCATGGTAGTGGTAAACAGTAcaaaacagaaatatgaaaatttaattttctacaGAAACATGGAACAACAATTACATTTTAAGTATATTTCTGctgattaaatttgaaaaatttgtttgCGACAACATTCTAATAATTTTGCTACAGGCATCCCCATTAAACCATCTATCATTTTCCGATCCTAGACTTCGAAAAACTGAAGCAGACCATTGATCAAAAAACATTTCTGAATGGTAAGCTAACATGTGAGACTGTCCGCCAACCAAACTGCGTTATTGTGAGCAAGCTGAAGGAAGGGACGACTGAGACACTTCTgtcattgtactttgaaaataaacgGAGCGGTGCATCCGAAGGTCAGGTGGAACGTGTAGTTCTTGATGAGGAGAATGCCCGTGCCTTGGTGTACTTTAGAAACTATACGGGTGAGTGAGTGACTGTCATTAGGAAGCGCGGTTTTTCTTTACATTATACCATACGATGAATGAAGTTGCTGTGTGCTTGGCACATAAAGGTTACTCGACCAGCTTCCTTTTGTGGTAGTTTGTTTTTGTACGCTTgtttagttttttgtttttcgCTAATAAAGGAACTGTTTATTAGACTTAATTGCTCAAATTTCACCTTAGTCAAATATTTTGGGTGACTTGTCTCaagaatatttgttcactatcTTGATACAGAGATGTTTGTAGCATATATATTCGATAACCCTGCCataaaaagataatgtaattTTCAGCTTACAGTTTAGTCTCTTTGTTTTTTCGTCTGCTGCAGATGCGAACATGGTGTTAGGTAAAAAGCATACCCTAAAGGGCCAAGAGGTCAACGTGGAACCTTTCTACGACGTTCTTGGACGGGTTACAGTAAATTCTCATGCCACTGATGCCGAGGAAGCGGAAACTGCGATTATTGTTGACGTAAGTCCAACAATCATGGAATACATCATGGAGAATGAGCCACTTAAGCGAGTTTTCATACAGAAACTGCAAGACGTCAACTCAGAGATAAAATGGCCGTTCAATCAAAAGGATAAAGCTCAGCTCCACCCAATAAAAAGCTTGGCTACCAACAAATCAAAGTTATGGGAGACGGCAGCAGTGAATGCCTTCAACACTTATCATAATGAGTTCAGAAGTGTTGAAATTAAAGTGTCAAAGGCAATGTTCGAAATGGTACTTCAGCAAACTACTGCGGCTGCAGTTGGCCATGGCGTCAAAGTTATACAGCGACCAGCCTCTTCTGAAATGGTTCTCTGTGGAAAGGCTAATCAAGTAAGTGAGATAAAGAAAGAGATGGAGACTTCTATTCAGGAACTCGAACTATTGGACGGAAAAGAGAGGAGACAGACTAGCGAAGAAATGACATTGTCATCGTTGCAGATCAAGCAACTGAACATCTTAGAGtttccaaacttggcacagagGGAGTTCGCTAATGTCAAAGTCATCATTGATCACGAAAAGAAGAAAGTGAGAATCGATGGCGAATTGGCAGACACACAACAGGTCACAACTTTGATGTACAAATTCCTTGctaatttgaaattcagaatactGAAATCATCCCCGCTAGCCGAGTTTATGGGTTCGGAGAATGCGCTTGGCCTGATTACATGCATTCTGAATGACAGTGGAATTCTCGCAGTTTATGACGTCCAAGGCGGCGACATCACTATTTCTGCAGTAAAAGAAACTGATCTAGACAAAGCTGCCGACGTGTTAAACTCCAGTCTCAAGCAGAAAGTCTTAAACATGCCTCCCGAGTCGGTTTCTTGTCTGCATGGAGATGGTTGGCAGAGGCATGTGAACAAGGTAGAAGACAAATTCGCGGTTGTGGTCGGATATTTTGCTAACCAGCCTGATAGAGTCAACGTCACCGGACTTGTCGACAACATCGATAGAGCTGTCTCAGATCTGCAAAGATACATCGACAGTAACACCACCATCGAAAAGTTCATCAGTATCGCCAGCGGCAAGGTTAATTTCTTGTTTGAACATATGAAAGCCGCTGTTGATGATATTGCTGAACTGGTGTTGCTGTAGAAAAGGGAAGACACAAGGACACTGGTGCCACTGGTGTGATATTCATGGAATGAAAGAAATATTGACTACGCTGAAGCGAGAATTGCAAAGTGTTTAGACGAAATCAAACATGACAGACGTAGCATGGAACAGCCTGGACTCGCCAAACTTATTCAGCACGAAACGGGCCGAGAATACATTAGACACGTTCAGGAAGATCACAGATGTGTGATAACCGTTTCGATCACTCAATCTACTGATGGTCCAACTGATGTCACAGAGGAGGCACTGCTTTCGCCAACATTGCAGTCCAGGCTAAGGACTGTCTGTCAGGTCGAATTAAGTTTGGGGCGCAAGGTTGTCGTGGTGAGAGGAGACATTACCAAGATGCGGGTAGATGCCATTGTGAATCCAGCCAACAGCAATCTGGACCACGGCGGTGGGCTTGCAAAAGCAATCGTGGAAGCGGGTATGTTACAGGACAACAATGTTTTGGAGGATAAGCTCCCATATGCATTACCACACATCTTAAGGAGGTTTGAGAGAGAAAATAATCTGCGAAAATACAAACTAAGAGAAAGGGAaaacagaaagagagagagagacagaaagacagaacaAACATAGCAACAAAATGAATTTGGATACACCAATAAACAAATATGCGGAGACTGGAGGGATGAAGAGAGGGAAATTTAGATACTAATATAAAAAAGCAAGGGATAAATAGAGCTAAGAAGCAACGGAAATGGAAAGACGTCCACAAAATTATTATACAACATCGTTTTATTGAGAGAAGTAACTAAGAAAGCCATTGTTTCTTTTTAGGGGGAGAGGTGATTCAGGAAGACAGTGACAGGATCATCAAAAAGAATGGGAGTCTATTGGATGGTCAGGCAGTCTCAACGGGACCAGGGCATTTGCAGTGTAAACGTATCATCCATGCGGTAGGTCCGAAATGGGACATTACCAATGGTGGAGACTTTAGCGGTCAGAGTGAGCAGAAGAAACTACTTCTCGCGGACGCAGTCTTACAGAGTCTTCAAGAGGCACAGAAATGCAATTGTACGTCAGTCGCCATTCCTGCAATCAGCTCTGGAATCTTTGGTTTTCCTATTGATGTATGCACAGACGTT contains the following coding sequences:
- the LOC139129300 gene encoding macro domain-containing protein TTE0995-like encodes the protein MEQPGLAKLIQHETGREYIRHVQEDHRCVITVSITQSTDGPTDVTEEALLSPTLQSRLRTVCQVELSLGRKVVVVRGDITKMRVDAIVNPANSNLDHGGGLAKAIVEAGGEVIQEDSDRIIKKNGSLLDGQAVSTGPGHLQCKRIIHAVGPKWDITNGGDFSGQSEQKKLLLADAVLQSLQEAQKCNCTSVAIPAISSGIFGFPIDVCTDVIVETVRIYNSEHQDETLFDVFLVDISDSVCNMFKGALEKYCGQSNVYIPV